From a region of the Pelomicrobium methylotrophicum genome:
- a CDS encoding OsmC family protein: protein MSQTATAKAKTVLEPISKAGLEELARKGKADPKKVVTLKNKTVLEGRFRMLNYVRSLPAHVIDEPPYLLGDDTAPNPSEATLAALGSCLAVGIHANAIARGIELTRLELSLEGDINVTAVWGVGDLDPAKPLGFTDIRVAVDLEANNASRAELEELVKHANVWSPVANTLRNPVAVQVKVV, encoded by the coding sequence ATGTCGCAGACCGCCACCGCGAAGGCGAAGACCGTGCTTGAGCCCATCAGCAAGGCAGGGCTGGAAGAACTGGCAAGAAAGGGGAAGGCCGACCCCAAGAAAGTGGTCACCCTCAAAAACAAGACGGTGCTCGAGGGACGCTTTCGCATGCTCAACTATGTGCGCTCGCTGCCCGCGCACGTGATCGACGAGCCGCCGTACCTGCTCGGCGACGACACGGCACCCAACCCGTCCGAGGCGACGCTGGCGGCACTGGGCTCGTGCCTGGCGGTGGGCATTCATGCCAACGCCATCGCCCGTGGCATCGAGCTCACGAGATTGGAACTCAGCCTGGAAGGCGACATCAACGTGACTGCGGTATGGGGCGTCGGCGATCTGGATCCCGCCAAGCCGCTCGGCTTTACCGATATCCGGGTGGCGGTGGACCTGGAAGCGAACAATGCCTCCCGCGCCGAACTGGAGGAACTGGTCAAACACGCAAACGTCTGGTCGCCGGTGGCCAACACCCTGCGCAACCCGGTCGCCGTTCAAGTCAAGGTGGTTTGA